A part of Chanos chanos chromosome 9, fChaCha1.1, whole genome shotgun sequence genomic DNA contains:
- the LOC115821478 gene encoding C3a anaphylatoxin chemotactic receptor-like yields the protein MVINSVLAFLNTTAVPSNSSTAAYNSDNYSQIIHLVMSIVIFILGTFGNGLVIYVTGCKMEKTVNSVWFLNLALADFFFTFMAIFNIVSASRNFIWPFGDFMCKFYSLIGIVNMYASVFLLTAISLDRCLSTWVVVWAHNNRTLAKAWGTCGLIWVASVLCSIPFITIRKLMPAGNSSLYHCRYNLTDSLPLYKSLVFSRFVLGFLIPFLVISCSYIAIGVRVKRLHRKRKCKSLRVILSVILAFFFCWLPFHIFQFIDVQLIEDMMKSIYWNQDTLKILHILRPLVFSLAFFNSCLNPILYVFMCEEFQKKLKQSLLVVLESAFTEENMAFFSTQLSINSRHSSQSNPERKDTLTSLVLPSEKETFIE from the coding sequence ATACCACAGCTGTCCCATCAAATTCCAGCACTGCAGCTTACAATTCGGACAACTATTCCCAGATAATTCACCTTGTCATGTCCATTGTGATATTCATCCTTGGCACGTTCGGAAATGGGCTCGTCATCTACGTGACAGGGTGCAAGATGGAAAAGACTGTCAATTCTGTGTGGTTCCTGAACCTGGCGttggctgacttttttttcacgTTCATGGCGATCTTCAATATTGTCAGCGCCTCTCGTAATTTTATCTGGCCTTTCGGCGACTTCATGTGCAAGTTTTACAGTCTGATCGGCATAGTCAACATGTACGCCAGCGTTTTCCTGCTGACAGCGATAAGTCTGGACCGTTGCCTCTCCACCTGGGTAGTGGTGTGGGCCCACAACAATCGCACGCTGGCAAAAGCCTGGGGCACGTGCGGGTTAATCTGGGTTGCATCCGTACTTTGCAGCATCCCTTTCATTACCATACGAAAACTAATGCCAGCCGGAAATAGCAGCCTTTATCACTGCAGATACAATTTAACCGATAGTCTTCCTTTGTACAAGTCCCTTGTTTTTTCCCGTTTTGTGCTTGGATTTCTGATCCCCTTCCTGGTCATTTCCTGCTCCTACATAGCCATTGGGGTGAGAGTCAAGCGCctccacagaaagagaaagtgtaaaTCCTTGCGGGTAATCCTATCTGTGATATTGGCATTCTTCTTTTGCTGGTTACCCTTTCATATATTTCAGTTTATAGATGTGCAATTGATTGAGGATATGATGAAAAGTATCTACTGGAATCAGGACACActaaaaatattacatattttgCGTCCCCTGGTCTTCAGTCTGGCCTTTTTCAACAGCTGTCTCAATCCTattctgtatgtgttcatgtgtgaagaGTTTCAGAAGAAGCTGAAACAGTCCCTACTGGTGGTGTTGGAGAGTGCCTTTACCGAGGAGAATATGGCCTTTTTTTCGACTCAGCTCTCCATCAACTCCCGCCATTCGTCTCAAAGTAACCCAGAGAGAAAGGACACCCTCACTTCCCTTGTCCTCCCgtcagaaaaagagacatttatTGAGTAA